Proteins encoded in a region of the Streptococcus sanguinis genome:
- a CDS encoding response regulator transcription factor: MKLLLVEDEADLNRSLTKLLKKEHFSVDSAFDGEEALEFLEMVDYDLIILDIMMPRMDGFAFLEKIRQAGKQVIVLVLTARDSLEDKIRGLDLGADDYLVKPFEFEELLARLRALLRRQQRELVNQKIDLGDVILDLTKKAVLKDDQVLELTAKEYEVLEYLARNQDHILSREQIRDHVWNFDYEGESNIIDVLIKNIRRKIDQDKKQSIIHTKRGVGYVIWSSE; the protein is encoded by the coding sequence ATGAAGTTATTGTTGGTGGAAGATGAAGCGGATCTAAATCGCAGTTTGACCAAGCTTCTCAAGAAAGAGCATTTTAGTGTGGACAGTGCTTTTGATGGAGAGGAAGCTCTGGAATTTTTGGAAATGGTGGACTATGACTTAATCATTCTAGATATTATGATGCCTCGTATGGACGGCTTTGCCTTTCTGGAGAAGATCCGTCAGGCTGGAAAGCAAGTCATTGTCTTGGTCCTGACTGCCCGTGACAGCTTGGAAGATAAGATTAGGGGCTTGGACTTGGGGGCAGATGATTATCTGGTCAAGCCTTTTGAGTTTGAAGAACTCTTGGCGCGGCTGCGGGCTCTTTTGCGGCGACAGCAACGTGAGCTGGTCAACCAGAAGATTGATCTAGGAGATGTCATCTTGGATCTGACTAAAAAAGCTGTCCTGAAAGATGATCAAGTCTTGGAGCTGACAGCCAAGGAATACGAAGTGCTGGAATACCTAGCTCGCAATCAAGATCATATTCTGTCGCGGGAGCAGATTCGAGACCATGTCTGGAATTTTGACTATGAAGGAGAATCCAATATTATTGATGTTCTGATTAAAAATATTCGCCGCAAGATTGATCAGGACAAGAAGCAGTCCATTATTCACACCAAGAGGGGAGTAGGCTATGTTATCTGGAGCTCGGAATAA
- a CDS encoding HAMP domain-containing sensor histidine kinase, protein MLSGARNKEKKGSIVLRITLWYSSFLFVFILVLLGLAFLLSSNLADAAAKRELIESATEISQQPSEYEAMDDGIFYSIYDSSGNLVRKSLPSGFDETLPFNQSVVTTATVDQKTYLYFDIEMKNGGQWLRAVTLSSHSNHEWIDYLTSLVFISPFLLILIIAGGCWILKKALRPVDQLSQTALEIRESGDFSKRLALKDKDDELHRLGKAFNLMLDSLETSFQREKQFNHDVSHELRTPVAVVLSESEYGLRYAENLDESKESFEIINRQTKRMKEMISHILDLSRLENQPALVKKSLSLSDLLTDKMTDFQKLSQERGLVLEASIDEDCWIVADELLLHRLLDNLISNALKFTKDRIELSLRKLDGVCQLTVADNGAGIAPSEADKIWNRFYQVDQARNKNSREGSGLGLALVRKIADLHQVQIELVSELGQGSRFILTFQLEKK, encoded by the coding sequence ATGTTATCTGGAGCTCGGAATAAGGAGAAAAAAGGCAGCATTGTTCTACGCATTACTCTTTGGTACAGCAGTTTTCTCTTTGTCTTTATTCTAGTGCTGCTGGGTCTGGCCTTTCTGTTATCCAGCAATCTGGCAGATGCAGCAGCCAAGCGGGAGCTGATTGAGTCAGCCACGGAAATAAGCCAGCAGCCCAGTGAGTACGAGGCTATGGATGATGGAATTTTTTATTCAATCTATGATAGTTCGGGAAACCTTGTCAGAAAAAGTCTGCCATCTGGCTTTGATGAGACTCTTCCTTTTAACCAATCTGTTGTAACGACGGCGACAGTTGATCAAAAGACCTATCTCTATTTTGACATTGAGATGAAAAATGGCGGTCAGTGGCTACGGGCGGTAACTCTGAGCAGTCATAGTAATCATGAATGGATTGATTATTTGACGTCCCTGGTCTTCATTTCCCCATTTCTATTAATCTTGATTATTGCTGGTGGTTGCTGGATTCTCAAAAAAGCCCTGAGGCCGGTAGATCAGCTATCTCAGACGGCATTAGAAATTCGCGAGAGCGGAGACTTTTCCAAGCGGCTGGCTCTGAAAGATAAGGATGATGAGCTGCATCGTCTGGGAAAGGCTTTTAATCTCATGCTGGATTCGCTGGAGACTTCCTTCCAGCGGGAAAAGCAGTTTAACCATGATGTCTCTCATGAGCTGCGGACACCGGTGGCGGTTGTTCTATCGGAGAGTGAGTATGGCCTTCGTTATGCAGAAAATCTGGATGAATCCAAGGAATCTTTTGAAATCATAAACCGTCAGACCAAGCGCATGAAGGAGATGATTAGCCATATCTTGGATCTGTCCAGGCTTGAGAATCAGCCAGCTCTCGTCAAAAAATCCCTGTCTCTGTCTGACTTACTGACGGATAAGATGACAGACTTCCAGAAGCTAAGTCAGGAGCGTGGGCTTGTTTTAGAAGCTTCCATAGATGAGGATTGCTGGATTGTTGCTGATGAGCTTCTGCTTCACCGTCTCTTGGATAATCTGATTAGCAATGCCTTGAAATTTACGAAGGACCGCATTGAGCTTTCCTTACGTAAGCTAGATGGCGTTTGTCAGCTGACGGTGGCGGATAATGGTGCTGGTATTGCTCCGTCTGAGGCCGATAAAATCTGGAATCGGTTTTATCAAGTTGACCAAGCCAGAAATAAAAACAGCCGAGAGGGAAGTGGCTTGGGACTAGCCTTGGTTCGAAAAATCGCTGATTTGCATCAGGTTCAGATAGAGCTGGTATCAGAGCTTGGCCAGGGAAGTCGCTTTATCCTGACTTTCCAGCTGGAGAAGAAATAA
- a CDS encoding PepSY domain-containing protein encodes MKKLKGILLAGLAVGILAGGAATVVSADSYKQATRIQAATVTLSDAKAIALQTAGSGKVVSIDLDGNKAGAVYYDVTVLDGFTEKEYKIDARTGSILKAKEEPIDDNEDMQLTQTNVQLTFEDAEKILQQKYPQAHVYDEELDIWSGQVVYKVEALNGTQKIKMTIDANSGNILNERIK; translated from the coding sequence ATGAAAAAACTAAAAGGAATCTTATTAGCCGGTTTGGCAGTAGGAATTTTAGCAGGTGGAGCAGCAACTGTTGTTTCAGCGGATTCGTATAAGCAAGCTACTCGGATTCAGGCAGCAACCGTAACTCTTTCAGACGCTAAGGCGATTGCCTTGCAGACAGCTGGTTCAGGGAAAGTCGTTTCTATTGATTTAGACGGAAATAAAGCTGGTGCTGTATACTATGATGTAACGGTATTGGACGGCTTTACAGAAAAAGAGTACAAGATTGATGCTCGAACAGGAAGCATTCTCAAAGCCAAGGAAGAGCCAATTGATGACAATGAGGACATGCAACTGACTCAGACTAATGTGCAATTGACCTTTGAAGATGCTGAGAAGATCTTGCAGCAAAAATATCCTCAAGCCCATGTTTATGACGAAGAGCTGGATATTTGGAGCGGTCAGGTAGTCTACAAGGTAGAAGCTCTGAACGGTACGCAAAAGATCAAAATGACCATTGATGCCAACAGTGGGAACATTTTGAACGAAAGAATTAAATAA